The proteins below come from a single Malus domestica chromosome 03, GDT2T_hap1 genomic window:
- the LOC103428747 gene encoding uncharacterized protein, which produces MGTPNPNLNPSSMRVLVRPPPTPTAKPTSNSPSQTLPLPSSADPPSSDGVVVVGFIGRSPDDSAQLINRILDSNVFGSGNLDKSLFLEKEELRDWFRWRRISYFHEQKKGILFLQFCSTQCPAVADGFSDSGSGFDSPVEEHDFGDLQALLFMFSVCHVIVYILEGSQFDSPLLQKFRVLQAAKHALAPFVRSRTVQPTSSRPPSSSSSRPTTSATTTSNSSQGRSGGILTRNASSISLMSGLGSYTSLFPGQCTPVTLFVFIDDFSDVPNPSSNLEESADTSSLNQSSSVSSLARPSLPVKGSGSVVVLARPVSKSEGSFRKKLHSSLEAQIRFLIKKCRTLSGSESSHAGSRSGGSSNSAPLFSLDASRAVLLLDRSTNQRGESLEFATGLVEDVLNGKATSDSLLLESHGQNANKEDIVSVKDFIYRQSDILRGRGGPVNNSNSGSTAGVGMVAVAAAVAAASAASSSAASSSAASGKTMSTPELPNFQIWLSSSQQILDGVLSAKGGCLYETEISKRKLRLRNTVPQQAEGVSSKGTDPLDLAVSCLENGKRLNTKFSILWCERTLPAAKEVYLKDLPACYPTSQHEAHLEKALQAFHSMVKGHAVQQFAKKLEDECTSIWKSGRQLCDAVSLTGKPCMHQRHDVEASESLSVVPVKQHSSGYVFLHACSCGRSRKLRSDPFDFKSANITFNRFPDCDKHLPTLQLPEVSNTGPIQPSSWNLVRIGAAKYYEPSKGLLQSGFSSTQKFLLKWIIHLGKQKSPNELPTSAVQQGSVVRSESNLKFESKAGVQLYTGELKSGVASHRKPAEDLVSDDNKISFGKGLPNFTMRKAFSEVVAGTATVDSGFPPIQPRKKSSLGLDKIIKKTRTMDQRVERTSDNGTRKSEDVLSVQENFSETNSTNGDPYLQIGSNVVPVNLNSGEKFKMNPSLKQVVVYVGFEHECPHGHRFLLNPEHLHELGSSYQLPEESQENLDHSLPDNSKMSRNGFHGKVHRNSNRIATATGASKERHVTKSKEIVTIGNLHIDGLMLSGPGKEQNHTSFSASPVQNLSKRLEGSLQSISLDDGGCAFSMLNRNLPIYMNCPHCKLSRDKQNSPKTKFAATISQLQRVFVVTPPFPVILATCPVIQFEASSLPPSIPEREQKLQFNLGSQVVLPPESFVTLRLPFVYGVQLEDGSLHSLGCFEHQPEVTAWITKGTTLQVMSKRNCVGQDGVLT; this is translated from the exons ATGGGCACCCCCAACCCAAACCTAAACCCATCATCCATGCGGGTCCTAGTCCGCCCACCTCCTACACCCACCGCCAAACCCACTTCCAATTCACCCTCCCAAACTCTTCCGCTTCCCTCCTCCGCAGACCCTCCCTCTTCCGACGGTGTTGTCGTCGTGGGCTTCATTGGCCGGAGCCCCGACGACTCTGCCCAACTCATCAACCGGATCCTCGACTCCAACGTGTTCGGGTCGGGCAATCTCGACAAAAGCCTCTTTCTTGAGAAAGAGGAGCTCAGGGACTGGTTTAGGTGGCGAAGAATCAGTTACTTCCATGAACAGAAAAAGGGCATTCTGTTTTTGCAGTTCTGCTCTACCCAGTGCCCCGCCGTGGCTGATGGGTTCTCGGATTCCGGGTCGGGTTTTGACTCTCCAGTGGAAGAGCATGACTTTGGGGACCTTCAGGCGCTGCTCTTCATGTTCTCT GTTTGCCATGTAATAGTATATATTCTGGAGGGGTCACAGTTTGATTCGCCACTCCTGCAAAAGTTTCGAGTGTTACAAGCTGCCAAGCATGCTTTGGCTCCGTTTGTGAGATCCAGAACTGTGCAGCCAACATCATCCAGGCCACCTTCATCGTCATCCTCACGGCCTACCACATCCGCTACCACCACTAGCAATTCATCTCAAGGTAGAAGTGGTGGCATCTTGACTCGCAATGCTTCTTCCATTTCACTTATGTCAGGTTTAGGTTCCTACACTTCTTTGTTCCCAGGACAGTGTACGCCAGTCACActgtttgtttttattgatgatttctcTGATGTGCCAAATCCCAGTTCTAATCTGGAGGAGTCGGCAGATACATCCTCACTTAATCAATCGTCTAGTGTGAGCAGTTTAGCAAGGCCAAGCTTGCCTGTTAAGGGTTCAGGTTCAGTGGTTGTGCTTGCCCGCCCTGTGAGTAAATCTGAGGGCAGTTTTCGGAAGAAACTGCATTCATCCCTTGAAGCACAGATTCGTTTCTTAATTAAGAAGTGTAGAACACTCTCAGGTTCTGAAAGTAGTCATGCGGGGTCAAGAAGCGGGGGTTCTTCAAATTCAGCACCTTTATTCTCCCTTGATGCATCAAGGGCTGTCCTATTGTTAGATAGGTCTACGAATCAGAGAGGTGAATCTCTTGAATTTGCCACAGGACTTGtggaagatgttttgaatgGGAAGGCAACCTCAGATTCTCTTCTGCTTGAAAGTCATGGTCAGAATGCAAACAAAGAGGATATTGTATCAGTCAAGGATTTTATTTACAGACAATCTGATATTCTAAGAGGCAGGGGGGGACCGGTAAATAATTCCAATAGTGGTTCAACTGCTGGTGTAGGTATGGTTGCTGTTGCTGCAGCTGTTGCCGCTGCATCAGCTGCATCTTCATCTGCTGCATCTTCATCCGCTGCATCTGGAAAGACGATGTCTACTCCTGAACttccaaatttccaaatttGGTTATCTTCCAGTCAACAAATTCTTGATGGAGTTCTTTCTGCAAAAGGTGGGTGCTTATATGAAACTGAAATTAGCAAACGAAAACTTCGCCTAAGAAACACTGTTCCACAGCAGGCTGAAGGAGTTTCTTCAAAAGGTACGGATCCTCTAGATTTAGCAGTATCTTGCCTGGAGAATGGTAAAAGGCTAaacacaaaattttcaattttgtggTGTGAAAGGACTCTTCCAGCTGCTAAAGAGGTTTATCTCAAAGACTTGCCTGCTTGTTACCCAACTTCACAGCATGAAGCCCATCTAGAGAAGGCTTTGCAAGCTTTCCATTCAATGGTGAAAGGACATGCAGTGCAACAGTTTGCAAAAAAGTTGGAGGATGAATGCACATCCATCTGGAAATCTGGAAGGCAACTGTGTGATGCCGTTAGTTTGACTGGAAAACCATGTATGCACCAGAGACATGATGTCGAAGCTAGTGAATCACTTTCAGTAGTTCCTGTGAAGCAACATTCCAGTGGATATGTTTTCCTTCACGCATGTTCTTGTGGTCGTTCACGAAAGCTAAGATCTGATCCTTTTGACTTCAAGTCAGCAAACATTACTTTCAATCGCTTCCCAGATTGTGACAAGCACCTTCCCACACTTCAACTGCCTGAAGTAAGCAATACAGGCCCTATTCAACCTTCCTCATGGAATTTGGTCCGCATTGGTGCTGCAAAGTACTATGAACCTTCTAAAGGCTTGCTTCAAAGCGGGTTTTCTTCCACTCAGAAGTTTCTTTTGAAATGGATAATACATTTGGGAAAGCAGAAAAGCCCGAATGAGTTACCTACCAGTGCAGTGCAACAAGGTTCAGTAGTTAGGTCAGAATCCAACCTCAAGTTTGAATCTAAAGCTGGTGTGCAGTTGTACACAGGGGAGTTAAAATCTGGAGTAGCAAGTCATAGAAAACCTGCAGAGGACTTAGTGTCTGATGATAATAAAATCAGTTTTGGGAAAGGTCTTCCCAATTTTACCATGCGTAAAGCTTTTTCTGAGGTTGTTGCTGGAACAGCGACTGTAGATTCAGGATTTCCTCCTATCCAGCCGAGGAAAAAGTCTTCATTGGGTTTAGATAAGATTATCAAGAAAACTAGGACAATGGATCAGCGTGTAGAACGGACTAGTGATAATGGAACTCGGAAATCTGAAGATGTTTTATCTGTTCAGGAAAACTTTAGTGAGACCAACAGCACAAATGGTGACCCCTATCTACAGATAGGTAGTAATGTAGTTCCTGTTAACCTGAATAGCggtgaaaagttcaaaatgaaCCCTTCTTTAAAACAGGTAGTAGTGTATGTTGGATTTGAGCATGAGTGCCCCCATGGCCACCGTTTTCTATTAAATCCAGAGCATCTTCATGAGCTTGGGTCCTCATATCAATTGCCTGAAGAATCTCAGGAAAACTTAGACCATAGCCTTCCGGATAATTCGAAAATGAGTAGGAATGGTTTCCATGGTAAAGTTCACCGCAATTCAAATAGGATTGCTACTGCTACTGGTGCAAGTAAGGAGAGACATGTAACTAAGTCAAAAGAGATAGTAACTATTGGTAATCTGCATATAGATGGGCTAATGCTGTCAGGACCAGGGAAGGAGCAGAATCACACATCTTTTAGTGCATCTCCAGTCCAGAATTTGTCCAAACGTCTTGAAGGGAGCTTACAGTCTATTAGCCTTGATGATGGTGGATGTGCTTTCTCTATGTTGAATAGAAATTTACCAATCTATATGAACTGCCCACACTGCAAGCTCTCTAGGGATAAGCAAAATTCACCGAAGACGAAGTTTGCTGCCACAATATCACAGCTTCAAAGGGTTTTTGTG GTCACACCTCCCTTTCCAGTGATATTAGCTACTTGCCCAGTTATACAATTTGAG GCATCATCTCTACCTCCCTCAATCCCAGAACGTGAGCAGAAGTTGCAGTTCAACCTCGGATCCCAAGTGGTTTTACCTCCAGAGAGTTTTGTTACTCTTAGACTCCCATTTGTGTATGGTGTACAGCTGGAAGATGGAAGTTTACATTCTCTTGGTTGTTTCGAACATCAACCTGAAGTAACCGCTTGGATTACAAAAGGGACAACATTGCAGGTCATGTCCAAGAGGAACTGTGTTGGTCAAGATGGAGTTCTAACATAG
- the LOC103428743 gene encoding superoxide dismutase [Cu-Zn], chloroplastic, producing MQTASAVMAAQTVIASSPTLFSQLKNPNPRSIPRSSFHGVSLKLPLKSQSMSFAAAAPKPLTVVAATKKAVAVLKGTSSVGGVVTLSQEDDGPTTVNVRITGLTPGPHGFHLHEYGDTTNGCISTGAHFNPKQLTHGAPEDEIRHAGDLGNIIANADGVAEATIVDNQIPLTGPNAIIGRALVVHELEDDLGKGGHELSLSTGNAGGRLACGVVGLTPV from the exons ATGCAAACAGCTTCGGCGGTCATGGCAGCTCAGACTGTGATTGCTTCATCCCCCACTCTCTTCTCCCAGcttaaaaaccctaaccctcGCTCAATTCCTCGTTCCTCCTTCCATGGCGTCTCCCTCAAGCTCCCACTCAAATCCCAATCCATGTCTTTCGCCGCCGCCGCCCCTAAGCCCCTCACCGTCGTCGCCGCCACCAAGAAAGCCGTCGCTGTCCTCAAGGGCACTTCCAGTGTTGGAGGAGTCGTTACCTTGAGCCAAGAAGACGATG GTCCTACAACCGTGAATGTTCGTATTACTGGACTTACTCCCGGGCCTCATGGGTTCCACTTA CATGAGTATGGTGATACGACAAATGGATGCATATCCACAG GAGCACATTTCAATCCTAAACAGTTGACACATGGTGCTCCTGAGGATGAAATCCGTCATGCGGGTGACCTGGGAAACATAATTGCCAATGCCGATg GGGTGGCAGAGGCAACAATCGTGGATAACCAG ATACCATTAACTGGTCCTAATGCTATAATTGGAAGAGCACTTGTCGTTCATGAGCTTGAGGATGATCTTGGAAAGG GTGGACACGAACTCAGTCTAAGCACTGGCAATGCAGGTGGAAGATTGGCATGTG GTGTGGTAGGTTTGACACCTGTGTAA